One Vallitalea pronyensis genomic region harbors:
- a CDS encoding glycoside hydrolase family 3 C-terminal domain-containing protein, with translation MHTTEKEDRQEQYRIKAAELVSQMTLEEKVLQTIHSSAAIERLGIKAYNWWNEALHGVARAGVATVFPQAIGLAATFDEDLLQQVGDVISTEGRGKYNMQQKYGDRDIYKGLTFWSPNVNIFRDPRWGRGHETYGEDPFLSGRMGVRFIKGLQGDDGRYLKAAACAKHFAVHSGPEHERHSFNAVVSKQDLYETYLPAFRECVKEAKVEAVMGAYNRLNGEPCCGSKTLLQDILRDEWGFEGHVVSDCGGIADLHEYHKVTRSSVESVAMALKHGCDLNCGNQFLYLEKAVKEGLVSETKLDEAVINLYVAKMKLGIIGDASDNPYNNIPYEVVDCREHREFNLEVAMKSLVLLKNQHNFLPLSKDKIRSIGIIGPNANNRKALVGNYEGTASRYITVVEGIQDYVGDDVRVHYSEGCHLYKDRTSSLANVNDRLSEVKGVCEQSDIIIACLGLDADLEGEQGDQCNAFDSGDKPNLNLPGLQQEVLEIIHASSKPVVLVMLSGSAMALNWAENHVPAIIQGWYPGAQGGKAIAKLIFGEYSPEGKLPVTFYKTTEELPDMSDYRMKNRTYRYMIEEPLYPFGYGLSYTEWSLSDVSISHKAITTENPMILRMVLRNTGKYNGAESIQVYVKCMQSDTPNPQLKALKKVRLKAGESQLIQMELPTKAFGLYNKEGVFTLYKGIYRIFIGTGQPDRRTERLTDQKSVMIEVKSEITCSIQP, from the coding sequence ATGCATACAACAGAAAAAGAGGATCGACAAGAACAATATAGAATAAAAGCAGCAGAGCTGGTCAGTCAAATGACTTTAGAAGAAAAGGTGCTTCAAACGATACACAGTTCTGCGGCCATTGAGAGACTAGGAATTAAAGCCTATAATTGGTGGAATGAAGCACTTCATGGTGTTGCCAGAGCTGGGGTAGCAACGGTATTTCCACAGGCTATTGGATTAGCAGCTACATTTGATGAAGATTTACTTCAACAAGTGGGAGATGTTATTAGTACTGAAGGACGAGGCAAGTACAACATGCAACAGAAATATGGTGATAGAGATATCTACAAAGGCCTTACCTTTTGGTCACCCAATGTGAATATTTTTCGTGATCCTAGATGGGGAAGAGGTCATGAAACTTATGGTGAAGATCCTTTCTTAAGTGGACGTATGGGTGTCCGGTTTATCAAAGGGTTGCAAGGGGATGATGGTAGATATTTAAAGGCAGCAGCATGTGCTAAACACTTTGCCGTTCACTCAGGTCCAGAACATGAACGGCATTCTTTTAATGCTGTCGTATCGAAACAAGACCTGTATGAGACTTATCTGCCAGCATTTAGGGAATGTGTCAAAGAGGCTAAGGTAGAAGCAGTTATGGGAGCTTACAACAGACTTAATGGAGAACCTTGCTGCGGCAGCAAGACTCTTTTGCAGGACATACTTAGAGATGAGTGGGGGTTTGAAGGCCATGTGGTATCAGACTGTGGTGGTATAGCTGACTTACATGAGTACCATAAGGTTACTAGGTCTTCCGTTGAATCCGTAGCTATGGCTCTTAAACATGGTTGTGACTTGAACTGCGGTAATCAGTTCCTGTATTTAGAGAAAGCTGTTAAAGAAGGTCTTGTATCAGAAACAAAGCTGGATGAGGCTGTAATCAATTTATATGTAGCCAAGATGAAATTAGGCATTATCGGAGATGCTTCGGATAATCCATATAATAACATTCCATATGAAGTTGTTGATTGTAGAGAACATCGAGAATTTAATTTGGAAGTGGCAATGAAATCTCTTGTGCTTCTCAAGAATCAGCATAACTTTTTACCGTTAAGTAAGGATAAAATACGCTCCATCGGTATTATAGGTCCTAATGCTAACAATAGAAAAGCTCTAGTGGGGAACTATGAAGGTACTGCTTCTAGATATATTACGGTGGTTGAAGGGATTCAGGATTATGTGGGTGATGATGTACGCGTTCACTATTCAGAAGGCTGCCATTTATATAAGGACCGTACAAGTAGTCTTGCTAACGTCAACGACCGACTATCAGAAGTTAAAGGAGTCTGTGAACAAAGTGATATAATCATCGCCTGTTTGGGGCTTGATGCAGACTTAGAAGGTGAACAAGGTGACCAGTGTAATGCGTTTGATAGTGGAGACAAACCAAACCTGAACCTACCAGGGCTCCAGCAGGAGGTTCTTGAGATCATCCATGCCAGTAGTAAACCAGTAGTACTTGTTATGCTTTCAGGTAGTGCCATGGCACTTAATTGGGCAGAGAACCATGTACCTGCTATCATTCAAGGATGGTACCCAGGAGCACAAGGTGGAAAAGCTATTGCAAAACTTATTTTTGGTGAGTATTCTCCAGAAGGGAAGTTACCTGTGACCTTCTATAAAACAACTGAGGAACTACCGGATATGTCAGACTATCGTATGAAGAATAGAACATACCGTTATATGATTGAAGAACCACTTTATCCATTTGGCTACGGCCTAAGTTATACGGAGTGGTCATTAAGTGATGTTTCAATTAGTCATAAAGCCATAACGACGGAAAATCCCATGATTCTTAGGATGGTCCTTCGTAATACAGGAAAATATAATGGTGCGGAAAGCATTCAGGTATATGTTAAATGCATGCAAAGTGATACCCCCAATCCTCAGCTTAAAGCTTTAAAGAAGGTAAGGTTGAAGGCAGGGGAGTCTCAGTTAATCCAGATGGAATTACCCACAAAAGCATTTGGTCTCTATAATAAGGAAGGTGTTTTTACACTATACAAAGGCATTTATAGAATTTTTATCGGAACAGGGCAACCTGATAGACGTACAGAAAGATTAACGGACCAAAAATCTGTTATGATCGAAGTCAAATCAGAAATAACATGCAGCATTCAGCCATAG
- a CDS encoding CGNR zinc finger domain-containing protein has protein sequence MKGAINMDFLVFDFLNSQCFNEKNNMDDATRKEKINDFLNYYHITLFDINSKQLSELYVLYNWIFELLEKITLHGNLTKEDMDKINLILQKEKATRQLIKKGKDYIIETKTKGSGLEHFIHEIVTSFAVTIAEYDQDRIRICENPQCKWVFYDKSKSKTKRHCDSRCANLMKVRRYRKKQLKD, from the coding sequence ATGAAAGGAGCAATCAACATGGACTTCTTAGTCTTTGATTTTCTTAATAGTCAATGTTTTAATGAAAAAAATAATATGGACGATGCAACTAGAAAAGAAAAAATAAATGACTTTTTAAATTACTATCATATAACGTTATTTGATATTAATTCTAAACAGTTAAGTGAATTATATGTTCTATACAATTGGATATTTGAATTGCTAGAGAAAATAACATTGCATGGAAACTTAACAAAAGAAGATATGGATAAAATAAATTTAATATTACAAAAAGAAAAGGCTACTAGACAGTTAATCAAAAAAGGTAAAGATTATATCATTGAAACGAAAACCAAAGGCTCTGGATTAGAACATTTTATACATGAAATCGTTACGTCCTTTGCCGTTACCATTGCAGAATATGATCAAGATAGAATAAGGATATGTGAGAATCCTCAATGCAAATGGGTATTTTATGATAAAAGTAAAAGCAAAACGAAGCGACATTGCGATTCCCGATGTGCCAATTTAATGAAAGTACGCCGCTATAGAAAAAAACAACTGAAAGACTAA
- a CDS encoding DUF6144 family protein: MTGSKVENWVNTMLDEVSQLEEKKRKAILERCGRSCCSSFDAPAQIEALRKELPENSSIDQIYQAYKNKYYQNSNRLKKDGKVITLEYHSCGCPLVESMNQLNPVLCDCTMGYTKAIFETLFNQPVKVDLKESMLRGSEKCRLVIEL; this comes from the coding sequence ATGACTGGAAGTAAAGTAGAAAACTGGGTAAACACCATGTTAGATGAAGTGAGTCAACTAGAGGAGAAAAAGAGAAAGGCAATTTTGGAACGATGTGGACGTTCATGTTGTAGTTCGTTTGATGCACCTGCACAAATTGAGGCATTAAGAAAAGAATTACCTGAAAATTCATCAATAGACCAGATATATCAAGCCTATAAAAATAAATACTATCAAAACTCCAATAGGTTGAAAAAAGATGGGAAGGTTATTACATTAGAATACCACAGTTGTGGATGTCCTTTAGTAGAATCCATGAATCAATTAAACCCAGTTTTATGTGATTGTACCATGGGTTATACAAAAGCTATATTCGAAACCTTGTTTAACCAACCTGTTAAAGTGGATTTAAAAGAATCTATGTTAAGAGGAAGCGAAAAATGTAGATTGGTTATTGAACTATAA
- a CDS encoding oxidoreductase, whose protein sequence is MNNQEKPLLQPIKIGNLTIKNRVAMAPMNMNYTDPGNFVSKQQCAYYAARAMGGTGMIIVEAMKGTGHEISNNYKKYNNLAIYNETYVPKLASFVEHVKSYGAKIIAQVSIGPGAQGTRDVGAVQPVAASPIRYRIVPSKLITGMGSPTNIKPTLALARTLGYQEKISTDLTKAFEQIVNVSGMHMVGEMPREITKEEIKELVNDYGYAAKCTKLAGFDGLEIHAPHGYLLHSFISPRLNQRTDEYGGSLDNRLRIIKESIASMRKYVGPDFVIGVRMSASVEISGDITPEHTNESAKKLASYGADFIHLSDGSYECMSDFLPNKDGQVIAKAKIIKQGLTIPLICPSVHDPKLADEAVRNGDVDMISQGRQQIADPEWVNKYAEDRTEDIVRCTRCNEGCIKRFMVALPARCTVNPVVGHEEDIDVYAKRSPESLKNRHWQTIAQIGKEPSA, encoded by the coding sequence ATGAACAATCAAGAAAAACCATTATTACAACCAATCAAAATTGGTAATCTCACAATTAAAAACCGGGTGGCTATGGCTCCAATGAATATGAACTATACTGATCCTGGAAATTTTGTAAGCAAACAACAATGTGCATACTATGCTGCAAGAGCTATGGGTGGAACTGGAATGATTATCGTAGAAGCTATGAAAGGAACGGGTCATGAGATTAGTAATAACTACAAAAAATACAATAATCTAGCCATCTATAATGAAACCTATGTACCTAAGTTAGCTAGTTTTGTCGAACATGTTAAATCCTACGGTGCTAAAATCATCGCTCAAGTTTCCATTGGTCCTGGTGCTCAAGGCACCCGGGATGTAGGTGCAGTCCAACCAGTTGCAGCCTCCCCTATCCGATATCGTATCGTGCCTAGTAAGCTCATAACAGGTATGGGGTCACCTACAAACATTAAACCAACCCTTGCCCTTGCCAGAACGCTTGGTTATCAAGAAAAAATCAGCACGGATCTGACAAAAGCATTTGAGCAAATTGTCAATGTATCTGGCATGCATATGGTTGGTGAAATGCCAAGGGAAATAACAAAAGAAGAGATCAAAGAATTAGTTAATGATTACGGATATGCAGCAAAATGCACTAAGCTAGCAGGATTTGATGGTCTTGAAATTCATGCCCCACATGGCTATCTATTACATTCTTTTATCTCTCCAAGGTTAAACCAAAGAACGGATGAATATGGTGGTTCACTCGATAATAGACTTAGAATTATTAAAGAAAGTATTGCTTCTATGCGAAAGTATGTGGGCCCAGATTTTGTTATTGGGGTTAGAATGAGTGCATCTGTGGAAATCAGCGGGGATATAACACCAGAACACACAAATGAATCAGCAAAAAAACTAGCATCCTATGGTGCTGACTTTATTCATTTATCAGACGGTTCTTACGAATGTATGAGTGACTTCCTTCCAAATAAAGATGGGCAAGTCATAGCAAAAGCAAAAATAATAAAACAAGGACTAACGATTCCTCTCATCTGCCCTTCTGTACATGATCCTAAGTTAGCTGATGAAGCAGTAAGAAATGGTGACGTGGATATGATATCACAAGGCAGACAACAAATCGCTGATCCTGAATGGGTTAACAAATATGCTGAAGATAGAACAGAAGACATTGTTCGTTGCACACGCTGTAATGAAGGCTGTATTAAACGATTCATGGTTGCATTACCTGCACGTTGTACTGTAAATCCAGTAGTGGGTCATGAAGAAGATATTGATGTTTATGCAAAACGGTCTCCGGAATCTCTTAAAAACCGTCATTGGCAAACAATTGCTCAGATTGGTAAAGAACCATCCGCTTAA